The following coding sequences are from one Indioceanicola profundi window:
- a CDS encoding strawberry notch family protein: protein MTRPIPLAALDAAARPAVPIHPAPRIFDAAGLLLSHLERGRIIDAPTLRAAMDAAFGGSDAEGVWDWKTAYDACEGTAVLFLRRYGKAIFRKAGSPAATLPLLAKVADLLPSHTRRSEEGEAFQQFSTPIALGFAAATAAAITGEDLVLEPSAGTGLLGILAEIADGTLALNELAGARADLLAALFPATLVTRFDAAQIDDHLDASVVPSVVLMNPPFSAMANVSGRMADAAWRHVASALARLAPGGRLVAITGAGFAPDAPRWRDAFVRLQGCGRIVFTAAVDGRVYARHGTTIDTRLTVIDKVPADDPASFPASPGTAPDVATLLAWIEAHVPPRSPVSLPEKVPVCKATRRVETGLPADTRTPTKTATTFQSGGEELAYETVDWVPAGGVHLTDVLYEDYALQSIRIPGAQAHPTTLVQSAAMASVAPPKPSYRPHLPPHLVADGTLSDAQLESLIYAGEAHAQHLAGAWAVDETYDVVTAATDDHDGAVRFRRGWFLGDGTGAGKGRQVAGILLDNWLKGRRRAVWVSKSDKLIEDAQRDWSALGQERLLVTPLSRFRQGTPIRLAQGILFTTYATLRSDERGAKVSRVQQIVDWLGSDFDGVIVFDESHAMQNAAGSKGERGEQAASQQGRAGLRLQHALPDARVVYVSATGATTVHNLAYAQRLGLWGGEDFPFATRAEFVEAIEDGGVAAMEVLARDLNALGLYQARSLSYAGVEYELIEHRLTPEQRRIYDAYAGAFAIIHNNLDAAMRATNVTGDTGTLNGQAKSTARSAFESAKQRFFNHLITAMKTPSLIGAIERDLENGHAAVVQIVSTGEALMERRLAEIPTEDWNDVQVDITPREYVLDYLSHSFPVQLYEPFTDGEGNLCSRPVFRDGQPVESREAVARRDRLIEKLASLPPVPGALDQIVQRFGTEMVAEVTGRSRRIVRKSGADGRGDRLAVESRAVAANLAETQAFMDDAKRILVFSDAGGTGRSYHADLAAKNRRLRVHYLLEPGWKADAAIQGLGRTNRTNQAQPPLFRPIATDVKAEKRFLSTIARRLDTLGAITRGARQTGGQGLFRAEDNLESAYARDALRRLYLLIVAGKVEGCPLQVFEETTGLKLTDANGARDELPPITTFLNRVLALTIDLQNVLFASFEQLLTARIEGAIASGTYDIGLETLRAERFTVTDRQPIHTHPATGAVTTLLTIAQRERNRPVTLDEALDHLADPRAALLVNDRSGRAAVRIPTTSLIDDDGSVERRVRLVRPMEATNVGLSVMGDTHWVEADRTAFVQAWEKEVASVPEFTDSTIHIVAGLLLPIWKRLPNESTRVYRLQTDTGERIIGRKVSPAWAATAAAAGTIALSPADAFAAVMDGRTVLDLAEGLQLRRARVMGANRIELTGFTETMRDRLKADGLFGEIISWKLRLFVPTDASGPAILAKVLDRFPLERIAEREVA, encoded by the coding sequence CGGATCTTCTGCCGTCGCACACACGCCGCTCCGAAGAGGGCGAAGCTTTCCAGCAGTTCTCCACGCCGATCGCCCTCGGCTTCGCCGCAGCGACGGCGGCTGCGATCACGGGTGAGGATCTCGTGCTGGAGCCGTCCGCCGGCACGGGTCTCCTCGGGATCCTCGCCGAGATCGCCGACGGCACGCTCGCGCTCAACGAGCTCGCCGGGGCCCGCGCCGATCTTCTCGCCGCACTCTTCCCGGCCACCCTCGTCACCCGTTTCGACGCCGCCCAGATCGACGATCACCTCGACGCGAGCGTCGTGCCCAGCGTCGTGCTGATGAACCCGCCCTTCTCGGCGATGGCGAACGTCTCTGGGCGCATGGCGGACGCCGCCTGGCGCCATGTCGCCTCGGCGCTGGCGCGCCTGGCGCCCGGCGGGCGGCTCGTCGCCATCACCGGCGCCGGCTTCGCGCCCGATGCTCCGAGATGGCGCGACGCCTTCGTCCGCCTGCAGGGGTGCGGCCGCATCGTCTTCACTGCCGCCGTCGACGGCCGTGTCTATGCGAGGCACGGGACGACAATCGACACGCGGCTCACCGTGATCGACAAGGTTCCGGCCGACGATCCCGCGTCCTTCCCGGCCTCGCCGGGCACGGCGCCCGATGTCGCCACGCTGCTCGCGTGGATCGAAGCTCATGTGCCGCCGCGCTCGCCGGTGTCGCTTCCCGAGAAGGTGCCCGTCTGCAAGGCTACGCGGCGTGTGGAGACCGGCCTGCCTGCCGATACCCGTACTCCCACGAAGACAGCAACGACGTTCCAATCCGGAGGTGAAGAACTCGCCTACGAGACCGTCGACTGGGTGCCGGCCGGAGGCGTGCACCTCACCGACGTCCTCTATGAGGACTACGCGCTGCAATCGATCCGCATTCCCGGCGCACAGGCGCATCCGACCACGCTCGTGCAATCCGCGGCCATGGCCTCGGTGGCACCGCCCAAGCCGAGCTATCGCCCGCACCTGCCGCCGCATCTCGTCGCCGACGGCACGCTGTCCGACGCCCAGCTGGAGAGCCTCATCTATGCCGGCGAGGCCCATGCCCAGCACCTCGCCGGCGCTTGGGCTGTCGATGAGACCTACGATGTCGTCACCGCGGCCACCGACGACCACGACGGCGCCGTGCGCTTCCGGCGCGGCTGGTTCCTCGGCGACGGCACCGGCGCGGGCAAGGGCCGGCAGGTCGCCGGCATCCTGCTCGACAACTGGCTCAAGGGCCGCCGGCGTGCGGTCTGGGTCTCAAAGTCCGACAAGCTGATCGAGGACGCGCAGCGCGACTGGTCGGCGCTCGGCCAGGAGCGCCTGCTGGTCACGCCGCTGTCGCGCTTTCGCCAGGGAACGCCGATCCGTCTGGCGCAAGGCATCCTTTTCACGACCTACGCCACGCTGCGCTCCGACGAGCGCGGAGCGAAGGTTTCGCGCGTCCAGCAGATCGTCGACTGGTTGGGCTCCGACTTCGACGGAGTGATCGTCTTCGACGAGAGCCACGCCATGCAGAATGCCGCGGGTTCGAAGGGCGAACGCGGCGAGCAGGCCGCCTCGCAGCAGGGCCGCGCCGGGCTTCGTCTCCAGCACGCGCTGCCGGACGCGCGCGTCGTCTACGTTTCGGCGACCGGCGCCACCACCGTGCACAATCTCGCCTACGCCCAGCGTCTCGGCCTCTGGGGCGGCGAGGACTTCCCCTTCGCCACGCGCGCGGAGTTCGTCGAGGCGATCGAGGATGGCGGTGTCGCCGCCATGGAGGTGCTGGCGCGCGACCTCAATGCGCTCGGCCTCTATCAAGCCCGCTCGCTCTCCTACGCGGGTGTCGAATACGAGCTCATCGAGCACCGGCTCACGCCGGAGCAGCGGCGCATCTACGACGCCTACGCCGGCGCCTTTGCGATCATCCACAACAACCTCGACGCCGCCATGCGGGCGACCAACGTCACCGGCGACACCGGAACGCTGAACGGCCAGGCGAAGTCCACTGCCCGCTCGGCCTTCGAGAGCGCCAAGCAGCGCTTCTTCAATCACCTCATCACGGCGATGAAGACGCCGTCGCTGATCGGTGCGATCGAACGGGATCTCGAGAACGGCCACGCCGCCGTCGTGCAGATCGTCTCGACCGGCGAGGCGCTGATGGAGCGCCGGCTCGCGGAGATCCCGACCGAGGATTGGAACGACGTCCAGGTCGACATCACCCCGCGCGAATATGTCCTCGACTACCTCTCGCACTCCTTCCCGGTGCAGCTCTACGAGCCCTTCACCGACGGCGAGGGCAACCTCTGCTCGCGGCCGGTGTTCCGTGACGGCCAGCCGGTCGAAAGCCGTGAAGCCGTCGCCCGGCGCGACCGGCTGATCGAGAAACTCGCCTCGCTGCCGCCGGTGCCCGGAGCGCTCGACCAGATCGTCCAGCGCTTTGGCACCGAGATGGTGGCCGAGGTGACGGGCCGCTCGCGGCGCATCGTCCGGAAGTCGGGCGCCGACGGCAGGGGCGACCGCCTCGCCGTCGAAAGCCGCGCCGTCGCGGCCAACCTCGCCGAGACACAGGCCTTCATGGATGACGCCAAGCGAATCCTGGTCTTCTCGGACGCCGGCGGCACCGGGCGCTCCTACCATGCCGATCTCGCCGCGAAGAACCGGCGGCTCAGGGTCCACTACCTGCTGGAGCCGGGCTGGAAGGCCGATGCCGCCATCCAGGGTCTCGGGCGGACCAACCGCACCAACCAGGCGCAGCCGCCGCTCTTCCGCCCGATCGCCACCGACGTGAAGGCGGAGAAGCGCTTCCTCTCGACCATCGCTCGGCGTCTCGACACGCTGGGCGCGATCACGCGAGGGGCACGCCAGACTGGCGGCCAGGGCCTGTTCCGCGCCGAGGACAATCTCGAGAGCGCCTATGCGCGCGATGCGCTGCGGCGGCTCTATTTGCTGATAGTCGCCGGCAAGGTCGAGGGTTGCCCGCTCCAGGTCTTCGAGGAGACGACCGGGCTCAAGCTCACCGATGCGAACGGCGCCAGGGACGAGTTGCCGCCGATCACCACCTTCCTCAACCGCGTGCTGGCGCTGACCATCGACCTGCAGAACGTCCTCTTCGCGAGCTTCGAGCAGCTGCTCACCGCCCGGATCGAAGGCGCGATCGCCAGCGGAACCTACGATATCGGGCTGGAGACGCTGCGCGCCGAGCGCTTCACCGTCACGGACCGACAGCCGATCCACACTCATCCGGCGACCGGCGCGGTGACGACGCTGCTCACCATCGCGCAACGCGAGCGCAACCGGCCGGTGACGCTCGACGAGGCGCTCGATCATCTCGCCGACCCACGCGCAGCGCTGCTGGTGAACGACCGCTCCGGCCGGGCCGCGGTGCGCATCCCGACCACGAGCCTGATCGACGACGATGGCTCGGTCGAACGCCGGGTTCGGCTGGTCCGGCCGATGGAGGCGACTAACGTGGGGCTCTCTGTCATGGGCGATACCCATTGGGTCGAGGCCGATCGCACAGCCTTCGTCCAGGCATGGGAGAAGGAGGTCGCGTCGGTGCCCGAGTTCACCGACAGCACGATCCACATCGTCGCCGGCCTCCTGCTGCCGATCTGGAAGCGCCTGCCCAACGAGTCGACGCGGGTCTACCGGCTTCAGACCGACACGGGCGAGCGCATCATCGGCCGCAAGGTCTCGCCGGCCTGGGCAGCGACCGCCGCGGCGGCGGGTACGATCGCACTCTCGCCAGCCGATGCTTTCGCTGCGGTGATGGACGGGCGCACCGTCCTCGACCTCGCCGAGGGCCTTCAGCTTCGTCGCGCCCGCGTCATGGGTGCAAACCGGATCGAGCTCACCGGTTTCACCGAGACCATGCGCGACCGTCTCAAGGCCGATGGGCTTTTCGGCGAGATCATCTCCTGGAAGCTGCGCCTCTTCGTGCCGACGGACGCCTCGGGTCCCGCGATCCTCGCCAAGGTGTTGGACCGCTTCCCGCTCGAGCGCATCGCCGAACGGGAGGTCGCGTGA